The DNA segment TGCGGGAGAACTTGGTGAGCGCGCGAGTCGTCGCGGTGACGGGCGCGAGCGGCGGCGTCGGCCGCGGCATCGCGCTCGCGTGCGGTGCTGCAGGCTGGCACGTGTGGATCGCGGCTCGGCGCGCCGCCGAGGGCGAAGCGGTCGCGCGCGGGGTCGACGCCGCGGGCGGAGCCGGGCGCTTCGTCGCGTGCGACGTCGCGGACGAAGTCTCGGTGGAGCGCGCGATCGCGGAAGTCGTCGCGCGCGACGGACGCCTCGACGCGATCGCTCACAACGCGACGAGCGCGCTCTCGCCGAAGCCGACCACGCTGCGCGACGTCTCGCTCGCCGACGTGCGCGATCACCTCGCCGTCTCGCTGCGCGGCGCGTACTGGCTCGCGCGCGCGGCGCATCCGCATCTGCGTACGGCCCGCGGCGCCTACTTGTTGTTGACCTCGGAGGCGGGCTTCGAGGGCAAGGCGCGGCTCCCGATCTACGCCGCCGCGAAGGCTGCACAGCGCGGCTTCGCACGCGCGCTCGCGCGCGAGTGGGGCGCCGACGGAATTCGCGTGAACTGCCTCGCGCCGCTCGCGAACAGCCCCGCGATGGAGCGCGCCTTCGCGCTCGATCCCGCGATGCAGGCGCGCGTTCTGGGCCGAAACCCGCTCGGCGCCCTCGGCGACGAGATCGCCGACGTCGGCGCCGCCGCGCGCTTCCTCCTCTCGGACGACGCTCGCTACGTCACCGGCCACACGCTGATGGCGGACGGCGGGAGCTGCCCCGTCACATGACCGCCATCGACTTCGACCCGTTCGACCCTCGTTGGTTCGAGGATCCTTATCCCGCTTATCAGGCGCTGCGCAGAGAGGCGCCCGCGTACAAGCGCGCGAACGCGCAGCCGCGCGTGTGGCCGCACTACTGGATGCTCACGCGCGCGGCGGACGTGAACGCGGCGCTCGAGGATTGGCGCACGTTCTCGTCGGCGCGCGGCACACTCGTCGACACCGACATCACGCTGATCCCTCCGAACATCTTCAACATGGATCCGCCGCGGCACGACGAGCTGCGCGCGCTGCTCGC comes from the Deltaproteobacteria bacterium genome and includes:
- a CDS encoding SDR family oxidoreductase; translation: MTGASGGVGRGIALACGAAGWHVWIAARRAAEGEAVARGVDAAGGAGRFVACDVADEVSVERAIAEVVARDGRLDAIAHNATSALSPKPTTLRDVSLADVRDHLAVSLRGAYWLARAAHPHLRTARGAYLLLTSEAGFEGKARLPIYAAAKAAQRGFARALAREWGADGIRVNCLAPLANSPAMERAFALDPAMQARVLGRNPLGALGDEIADVGAAARFLLSDDARYVTGHTLMADGGSCPVT